The following are encoded together in the Actinoplanes sp. N902-109 genome:
- the rplJ gene encoding 50S ribosomal protein L10, giving the protein MADKPVRADKATAVAELTEQFRSSSATVLTEYRGLTVAEISELRRSLGKETKYSVSKNTLAKRAAADAGIEGLDALFAGPTALAFVGGDVVEAAKGLRAFARANPTLVIKGGVFEGKAISADEVNKLADLESREVLLAKLAGAMKGSLTKAAGTFQAPLSKVARLAAALQDKRAQDGSAEA; this is encoded by the coding sequence ATGGCAGACAAGCCGGTCCGGGCCGACAAGGCCACTGCCGTCGCCGAGCTCACGGAGCAGTTCCGTAGCTCGTCGGCCACCGTGTTGACCGAGTACCGCGGCCTGACGGTCGCCGAGATCAGCGAGCTGCGCCGTTCGCTCGGCAAGGAGACCAAGTACTCCGTGTCGAAGAACACGCTCGCGAAGCGTGCGGCTGCAGACGCGGGTATCGAGGGCCTCGACGCGCTCTTCGCCGGTCCTACCGCGCTCGCCTTCGTCGGCGGTGACGTGGTTGAGGCGGCCAAGGGCCTGCGTGCCTTTGCCCGCGCCAACCCCACCCTGGTGATCAAGGGCGGCGTCTTCGAGGGCAAGGCCATCTCGGCCGACGAGGTCAACAAGCTTGCCGACCTCGAGTCCCGTGAGGTGCTGCTGGCCAAGCTGGCCGGCGCCATGAAGGGCAGCCTGACCAAGGCGGCGGGCACGTTCCAGGCCCCGCTGTCCAAGGTCGCGCGTCTGGCGGCCGCACTGCAGGACAAGCGTGCGCAGGACGGTTCCGCCGAGGCCTGA
- the rplL gene encoding 50S ribosomal protein L7/L12: protein MAKLSTDELLDAFKEMTLIELSEFVKQFEEVFDVTAAAPVAMVQGGGAGGGEAAPAEAEKDSFDVVLEADGGKKIQVIKVVRELTGLGLKEAKDAVEAAPKAILEGVNKEKAEEAKAKLEGEGAKVTLK, encoded by the coding sequence ATGGCGAAGCTCAGCACCGACGAGCTGCTCGACGCGTTCAAGGAAATGACGCTGATCGAGCTGTCCGAGTTCGTGAAGCAGTTCGAAGAGGTCTTCGACGTCACCGCCGCCGCGCCCGTCGCGATGGTGCAGGGTGGCGGCGCCGGCGGCGGCGAGGCTGCCCCGGCCGAGGCCGAGAAGGACTCCTTCGACGTCGTCCTCGAGGCCGACGGTGGCAAGAAGATCCAGGTCATCAAGGTCGTGCGCGAGCTGACCGGCCTGGGCCTCAAGGAGGCCAAGGACGCCGTCGAGGCCGCCCCCAAGGCGATCCTCGAGGGTGTCAACAAGGAGAAGGCCGAGGAGGCCAAGGCCAAGCTCGAGGGCGAGGGCGCCAAGGTCACCCTCAAGTGA
- a CDS encoding DNA-directed RNA polymerase subunit beta, whose translation MAASRPAKTSRTSSAYAPRRISFGRIQEQLEVPNLLALQTESFDWLVGNEAWQARSTDDPHAHSGLAEILEEISPIEDFSGTMSLSFSSPRFDEVKASIEECKEKDLTYCAPLFVTAEFTNNTTGEIKSQTVFMGDFPMMTPKGTFVINGTERVVVSQLVRSPGVYFTKEPDKTSDRDLSSVKVIPSRGAWLEFDIDKRDTVGVRIDRKRRQAVTVLLKAIGWSADQIRERFGWSELLMTTLEKDHIAGQDEALLDIYRKLRPGEPPTRENAQTLLDNLFFNPKRYDVAKVGRYKFNKKLDIDVPIVRGTLTEEDIVKTVDYLCRLHAGEEGYEADDIDHFGNRRLRTVGELIQNQVRVGLSRMERVVRERMTTQDVEAITPQTLINIRPVVAAIKEFFGTSQLSQFMDQTNPLAGLTHRRRLSALGPGGLSRERAGFEVRDVHPSHYGRMCPIETPEGPNIGLIGALSTFARVNPFGFVETPYRKVENGRVTDQVDYLTADEEDRYIKAQANAPLLSDGTFADDRVLVRRKGGEVDYVPGTDVDYMDVSPRQMTSVATAMIPFLEHDDANRALMGANMQRQAVPLVKAESPLVGTGMEYRAAVDAGDVVVAEVGGVVEDLCADYVTVHQDDGHRRTYLLHKFRRSNAGSCVNQKPVVFEGDRVEAGQVIADGPCTDEGEMALGRNLLVAFMCWEGHNYEDAIILSQRLVQQDVLTSIHIEEHEVDARDTKLGPEEITRDIPNVSEEMLADLDERGIIRIGAEVVPGDILVGKVTPKGETELTPEERLLRAIFGEKAREVRDTSLKVPHGETGTVIGVRTFSREDGDELPPGVNELVRVYVAQKRKIQDGDKLAGRHGNKGVISKILPVEDMPFLEDGTPVDIVLNPLGVPSRMNIGQVLETHLGWIAKTGWEVEGDDADWKRQLRAIEAHESPRDSNVATPVFDGAQEEEIKGLLESTLVNRDGKRLVNGDGKAQLFDGRSGEPLPDPISVGYVYILKLNHLVDDKIHARSTGPYSMITQQPLGGKAQFGGQRFGEMECWAMQAYGAAYALQELLTIKSDDVLGRVKVYEAIVKGENIPEPGIPESFKVLLKELQSLCLNVEVLSSDGVALEMRETDDEVFRAAEELGIDLSRRPNEGVSSVEEI comes from the coding sequence TTGGCAGCTTCCCGCCCTGCGAAGACCAGCCGTACGTCGAGCGCTTACGCTCCCCGCCGTATCTCTTTCGGCCGGATCCAAGAGCAGCTTGAGGTCCCCAACCTCCTCGCCCTCCAGACGGAGTCCTTCGACTGGCTGGTGGGTAACGAGGCTTGGCAGGCCCGTTCGACGGACGATCCGCACGCCCACTCGGGCCTCGCAGAGATCCTCGAAGAGATCAGTCCCATTGAGGACTTCTCCGGCACCATGTCGCTGTCCTTCTCCTCTCCGCGCTTCGACGAGGTCAAGGCCTCGATCGAGGAGTGCAAGGAGAAGGACCTGACCTATTGCGCACCGCTGTTCGTGACCGCGGAGTTCACCAACAACACCACTGGCGAGATCAAGAGCCAGACGGTGTTCATGGGTGACTTCCCGATGATGACCCCCAAGGGGACGTTCGTCATCAACGGCACCGAGCGCGTCGTGGTGAGTCAGCTCGTCCGCTCGCCGGGCGTGTACTTCACGAAGGAGCCGGACAAGACCTCCGACCGTGACCTTTCCAGCGTCAAGGTCATCCCGAGCCGGGGCGCCTGGCTCGAGTTCGACATCGACAAGCGCGACACCGTCGGCGTCCGCATCGACCGCAAGCGCCGGCAGGCCGTCACCGTCCTGCTCAAGGCGATCGGCTGGTCGGCGGACCAGATCCGGGAGCGGTTCGGCTGGTCCGAGCTGCTCATGACCACGCTTGAGAAGGACCACATCGCCGGGCAGGACGAGGCCCTGCTCGACATCTACCGCAAGCTCCGCCCTGGTGAGCCCCCGACCCGGGAGAACGCGCAGACCCTGCTCGACAACCTCTTCTTCAACCCGAAGAGGTACGACGTCGCCAAGGTCGGCCGCTACAAGTTCAACAAGAAGCTGGACATCGACGTCCCGATCGTCCGCGGCACCCTCACCGAGGAAGACATCGTCAAGACCGTGGACTACCTCTGCCGGCTGCACGCCGGTGAGGAGGGCTACGAGGCCGACGACATCGACCACTTCGGTAACCGGCGCCTGCGCACCGTCGGCGAGCTGATCCAGAACCAGGTCCGCGTCGGCCTGTCCCGCATGGAGCGCGTCGTCCGCGAGCGCATGACCACGCAGGACGTCGAGGCCATCACGCCGCAGACCCTGATCAACATCCGTCCCGTCGTGGCGGCGATCAAGGAGTTCTTCGGCACCTCGCAGCTGTCGCAGTTCATGGACCAGACCAACCCGCTGGCGGGCCTGACCCACCGGCGCCGGCTGAGCGCGCTCGGCCCGGGTGGTCTGTCCCGCGAGCGGGCCGGCTTCGAGGTCCGTGACGTGCACCCGTCCCACTATGGCCGGATGTGCCCGATTGAGACACCGGAAGGCCCGAACATCGGCCTGATCGGTGCTCTCTCGACGTTCGCCCGGGTGAACCCGTTCGGTTTCGTCGAGACCCCGTACCGCAAGGTGGAGAACGGCCGGGTCACCGACCAGGTCGACTACCTCACCGCGGACGAGGAGGACCGGTACATCAAGGCGCAGGCGAACGCCCCGCTGCTCAGCGACGGCACGTTCGCCGACGACCGCGTCCTGGTCCGCCGGAAGGGCGGTGAGGTCGACTACGTGCCCGGCACCGACGTCGACTACATGGACGTCTCGCCGCGGCAGATGACCTCGGTCGCGACCGCCATGATCCCGTTCCTCGAGCACGACGACGCCAACCGCGCGCTCATGGGCGCCAACATGCAGCGTCAGGCCGTTCCGCTGGTCAAGGCCGAGTCCCCGCTGGTCGGTACGGGCATGGAGTACCGTGCCGCGGTCGACGCCGGTGACGTTGTGGTGGCCGAGGTCGGCGGTGTGGTCGAGGACCTGTGCGCCGACTACGTGACGGTCCACCAGGACGACGGTCACCGCCGCACCTACCTGCTGCACAAGTTCCGCCGCAGCAACGCCGGCTCCTGCGTCAACCAGAAGCCCGTCGTCTTCGAGGGCGACCGGGTCGAGGCCGGCCAGGTCATCGCCGACGGCCCGTGCACCGACGAGGGGGAGATGGCCCTCGGCCGCAACCTGCTCGTCGCTTTCATGTGCTGGGAGGGTCACAACTACGAGGACGCGATCATCCTGTCGCAGCGCCTCGTGCAGCAGGACGTGCTCACCTCGATCCACATCGAGGAGCACGAGGTCGACGCGCGCGACACCAAGCTCGGCCCGGAGGAGATCACCCGCGACATCCCCAACGTCAGCGAGGAAATGCTCGCCGACCTGGACGAGCGCGGCATCATCCGGATCGGTGCCGAGGTCGTGCCGGGCGACATCCTGGTCGGCAAGGTCACGCCCAAGGGTGAGACCGAGCTGACCCCGGAGGAGCGCCTGCTCCGCGCGATCTTCGGTGAGAAGGCGCGCGAGGTCCGCGACACCTCCCTGAAGGTGCCGCACGGCGAGACCGGCACGGTCATCGGTGTGCGCACGTTCTCGCGCGAGGACGGCGACGAGCTGCCCCCGGGCGTCAACGAGCTGGTCCGCGTGTACGTGGCCCAGAAGCGCAAGATCCAGGACGGCGACAAGCTCGCCGGCCGGCACGGCAACAAGGGCGTCATCTCGAAGATCCTGCCGGTCGAGGACATGCCGTTCCTGGAGGACGGCACCCCGGTCGACATCGTGCTGAACCCGCTCGGTGTGCCCTCGCGCATGAACATCGGCCAGGTCCTGGAGACCCACCTCGGGTGGATCGCCAAGACCGGCTGGGAGGTCGAGGGCGACGACGCCGACTGGAAGCGGCAGCTGCGGGCCATCGAGGCGCACGAGTCCCCGCGGGACTCGAACGTCGCGACCCCGGTCTTCGACGGTGCCCAGGAGGAGGAGATCAAGGGCCTCCTCGAGTCGACTCTCGTCAACCGTGACGGGAAGCGGCTGGTCAACGGGGACGGCAAGGCGCAGCTGTTCGACGGTCGCTCCGGCGAGCCGCTGCCCGACCCGATCTCGGTCGGCTACGTGTACATCCTGAAGCTGAACCACCTGGTCGACGACAAGATCCACGCTCGCTCGACCGGCCCGTACTCGATGATCACGCAGCAGCCGCTGGGTGGTAAGGCGCAGTTCGGTGGCCAGCGGTTCGGCGAGATGGAGTGCTGGGCCATGCAGGCCTACGGCGCGGCCTACGCGCTGCAGGAGCTGCTGACCATCAAGTCCGACGACGTTCTCGGCCGCGTGAAGGTCTACGAGGCCATCGTCAAGGGCGAGAACATCCCGGAGCCGGGCATCCCTGAGTCCTTCAAGGTGCTGCTCAAGGAGCTGCAGTCGCTGTGCCTGAACGTTGAGGTGCTCTCCAGCGACGGCGTGGCCCTCGAGATGCGCGAGACGGACGACGAGGTCTTCCGGGCCGCGGAGGAACTCGGCATCGACCTGTCCCGGCGCCCGAACGAGGGCGTCAGCAGCGTCGAAGAGATCTGA
- a CDS encoding DNA-directed RNA polymerase subunit beta' — MLDVNFFDELRIGLATADDIRQWSHGEVKKPETINYRTLKPEKDGLFCEKIFGPQRDWECYCGKYKRVRFKGIICERCGVEVTRSKVRRERMGHIELAASVTHIWYFKGVPSRLGYLLDLAPKDLEKIIYFASYVVTSVDADARHRDMSTIENEIFAEKRQSENGRDSEIEKRAAKLEQDLAELEAEGAKADVRRKVKEAGEREMRQIRDKAQREIDRLDEVLDTFRKLDSKQLVTDELLYRELRDRFGEYFTGGMGAEAIKALLENMDLDAEAENLREIIRTGKGQRKIRALKRLKVVAAFLNTRNSPLGMVLDCVPVIPPDLRPMVQLDGGRFATSDLNDLYRRVINRNNRLKRLIDLGAPEIIVNNEKRMLQEAVDALFDNGRRGRPVTGPGNRPLKSLSDMLKGKQGRFRQNLLGKRVDYSGRSVIVVGPRLKLHQCGLPKQMALELFKPFVMKRLVDLNHAQNIKSAKRMVERQRPVVWDVLEEVISEHPVLLNRAPTLHRLGIQAFEPQLVEGKAIQIHPLVCTAFNADFDGDQMAVHVPLSAEAQAEARILMLSSNNILKPADGKPVTMPTQDMVIGLYHLTHLTPGAKGEGRVFSSDAEARMAFDNGELHLQAPVKIRLRDVVGVDNGVKQTPWTAPEEWTEGEPLLVETTLGRVIFNETLPPGYRFVNFEIRKGQLSAIVNDLAERFPKVALAATLDALKEAGFHWATWSGVTIGMGDVVGPPRKPEILARYQGEADRIDKQYQRGLMTAEERRGELIDIWTKATTEISKEMETALPQENPLWVMINSGARGNLLQLRQIAAIRGLVANPKGEIIPRPITSSYREGLTVLEYFISTHGARKGLADTALRTADSGYLTRRLVDVSQDVIIREEDCGTDRAIPMTVADKLDDGTLVVHTHAETGVHARTIADDITDPDGNLVVSRGEDLNSILVDKLVAAGVEHVRVRSVLTCESKLGVCAACYGRSLPTGKSVDIGEAVGIIAAQSIGEPGTQLTMRTFHTGGVAGEDITQGLPRVQEIFEARVPKGKAPIADTPGRIRIEDGERSRKIIVIPDDGSDEIVYDKISKRVKLRAHDGDHVNVGEKLTEGTIDPHELLRIMGPRAVQVHLTSEVQEVYRSQGVLIHDKHIEIIIRQMLKRVTVIDSGAAEFLPGVLVDRALFESENRRIVGEGGEPAAGRPVLMGITKASLATDSWLSAASFQETTRVLTDAAINSRSDSLVGLKENVIIGKLIPAGTGISKYRNIRVEPTEEAKAKVYSMTGYPETDYGFGPASGQAVPLDDFDFGSYR; from the coding sequence GTGCTCGACGTCAACTTCTTCGACGAGTTGCGCATCGGCCTGGCCACCGCTGACGACATCCGGCAGTGGTCGCACGGCGAGGTCAAGAAGCCCGAGACGATCAACTACCGCACCCTCAAGCCCGAGAAGGACGGACTCTTCTGCGAGAAGATCTTCGGTCCGCAGCGGGACTGGGAGTGCTACTGCGGCAAGTACAAGCGGGTCCGGTTCAAGGGCATCATCTGTGAGCGCTGTGGCGTCGAGGTGACCCGGTCCAAGGTCCGTCGTGAGCGCATGGGTCACATCGAGCTGGCCGCCTCGGTCACGCACATCTGGTACTTCAAGGGTGTGCCGAGCCGGCTGGGCTACCTGCTCGACCTGGCGCCCAAGGACCTCGAGAAGATCATCTACTTCGCCTCGTACGTGGTCACGAGCGTGGACGCCGACGCGCGTCACCGCGACATGTCCACCATCGAGAACGAGATCTTCGCCGAGAAGCGTCAGTCGGAGAACGGCCGCGACTCGGAGATCGAGAAGCGTGCCGCCAAGCTGGAGCAGGACCTCGCGGAGCTCGAGGCCGAAGGGGCCAAGGCGGACGTGCGCCGCAAGGTCAAGGAGGCCGGCGAGCGCGAGATGCGCCAGATCCGCGACAAGGCGCAGCGTGAGATCGACCGCCTCGACGAGGTGCTCGACACCTTCCGCAAGCTCGACAGCAAGCAGCTGGTCACCGACGAGCTGCTCTATCGCGAGCTGCGGGACCGCTTCGGTGAGTACTTCACCGGTGGCATGGGCGCCGAGGCGATCAAGGCGCTGCTCGAGAACATGGACCTGGACGCCGAGGCCGAGAACCTGCGCGAGATCATCCGCACGGGCAAGGGCCAGCGCAAGATCCGTGCGCTCAAGCGGCTCAAGGTCGTTGCCGCGTTCCTGAACACGCGCAACTCGCCGCTCGGCATGGTGCTGGACTGCGTCCCGGTCATCCCGCCGGACCTGCGCCCGATGGTGCAGCTCGACGGTGGCCGCTTCGCCACGTCCGACCTGAACGACCTGTACCGCCGGGTGATCAACCGCAACAACCGGCTCAAGCGCCTGATCGACCTGGGCGCGCCCGAGATCATCGTCAACAACGAGAAGCGGATGCTGCAGGAGGCCGTCGACGCGCTGTTCGACAACGGCCGCCGTGGCCGGCCGGTCACCGGCCCGGGTAACCGCCCGCTCAAGTCGCTGTCCGACATGCTCAAGGGCAAGCAGGGCCGGTTCCGGCAGAACCTGCTGGGCAAGCGCGTCGACTACTCCGGCCGTTCGGTCATCGTCGTCGGCCCGCGGCTCAAGCTGCACCAGTGCGGTCTGCCCAAGCAGATGGCGCTCGAGCTGTTCAAGCCGTTCGTGATGAAGCGTCTGGTGGACCTCAACCACGCGCAGAACATCAAGTCGGCCAAGCGGATGGTCGAGCGGCAGCGCCCGGTCGTGTGGGACGTCCTCGAAGAGGTCATCAGCGAGCACCCGGTGCTGCTGAACCGCGCGCCGACCCTGCACCGTCTGGGCATCCAGGCCTTCGAGCCGCAGCTGGTCGAGGGCAAGGCGATCCAGATCCACCCGCTCGTCTGCACGGCGTTCAACGCCGACTTCGACGGTGACCAGATGGCGGTGCACGTGCCGCTGTCGGCCGAGGCGCAGGCCGAGGCCCGGATCCTGATGCTCTCGTCGAACAACATCCTCAAGCCGGCCGACGGCAAGCCGGTCACCATGCCGACCCAGGACATGGTCATCGGGCTGTACCACCTGACCCACCTGACGCCTGGCGCGAAGGGTGAGGGCCGGGTGTTCAGCTCCGACGCCGAGGCGCGGATGGCGTTCGACAACGGCGAGCTGCACCTGCAGGCGCCGGTCAAGATCCGGCTGCGGGACGTCGTCGGGGTGGACAACGGCGTCAAGCAGACGCCGTGGACCGCTCCCGAGGAGTGGACCGAGGGCGAGCCGCTGCTCGTCGAGACCACGCTGGGCCGGGTCATCTTCAACGAGACGCTGCCCCCGGGCTACCGCTTCGTGAACTTCGAGATCCGCAAGGGCCAGCTGTCGGCGATCGTCAACGACCTCGCCGAGCGCTTCCCCAAGGTCGCCCTGGCCGCGACCCTGGACGCGCTCAAGGAGGCCGGCTTCCACTGGGCCACCTGGTCCGGTGTGACGATCGGCATGGGCGACGTCGTCGGCCCGCCGCGCAAGCCGGAGATCCTCGCCCGCTACCAGGGTGAGGCCGACCGGATCGACAAGCAGTACCAGCGTGGTCTGATGACCGCCGAGGAGCGTCGCGGCGAGCTCATCGACATCTGGACCAAGGCGACGACGGAGATCTCCAAGGAGATGGAGACAGCGCTGCCGCAGGAGAACCCGCTCTGGGTGATGATCAACTCCGGCGCTCGCGGTAACCTGCTCCAGCTCCGGCAGATCGCCGCGATCCGTGGTCTGGTGGCCAACCCCAAGGGCGAGATCATCCCGCGCCCGATCACCTCGTCCTACCGCGAGGGCCTGACCGTGCTGGAGTACTTCATCTCCACGCACGGTGCCCGTAAGGGTCTGGCCGACACCGCGCTGCGGACCGCCGACTCGGGTTACCTGACCCGTCGTCTGGTGGACGTGTCGCAGGACGTGATCATCCGCGAGGAGGACTGCGGCACCGACCGGGCGATCCCGATGACGGTCGCGGACAAGCTGGACGACGGCACCCTGGTCGTGCACACGCACGCCGAGACCGGCGTGCACGCCCGCACGATCGCGGACGACATCACCGACCCCGACGGCAACCTGGTGGTCAGCCGCGGCGAGGACCTCAACTCGATCCTGGTCGACAAGCTCGTCGCCGCCGGGGTGGAGCACGTCCGGGTGCGCAGCGTCCTGACCTGCGAGTCGAAGCTCGGTGTGTGTGCGGCCTGCTACGGCCGTTCGCTGCCGACCGGCAAGTCGGTCGACATCGGCGAGGCGGTCGGCATCATCGCCGCCCAGTCCATCGGTGAGCCGGGCACGCAGCTGACGATGCGTACCTTCCACACCGGTGGTGTCGCGGGTGAGGACATCACCCAGGGTCTGCCGCGTGTGCAGGAGATCTTCGAGGCCCGCGTGCCCAAGGGCAAGGCGCCCATCGCCGACACCCCGGGACGCATCCGCATCGAGGACGGCGAGCGTTCGCGGAAGATCATCGTGATCCCGGACGACGGCAGCGACGAGATCGTGTACGACAAGATCTCCAAGCGCGTCAAGCTGCGGGCCCACGACGGCGACCACGTGAACGTCGGCGAGAAGCTCACCGAGGGCACCATCGACCCGCACGAGTTGCTGCGGATCATGGGTCCGCGTGCGGTCCAGGTCCACCTGACCAGTGAGGTCCAGGAGGTCTACCGCTCGCAGGGTGTGCTCATCCACGACAAGCACATCGAGATCATCATCCGCCAGATGCTCAAGCGGGTGACGGTCATCGACTCGGGCGCCGCGGAGTTCCTGCCGGGCGTGCTGGTCGACCGGGCGCTGTTCGAGTCCGAGAACCGCCGGATCGTGGGCGAGGGCGGTGAGCCCGCTGCCGGTCGTCCGGTGCTCATGGGTATCACCAAGGCCTCGCTGGCGACCGACTCCTGGCTCTCGGCGGCCTCCTTCCAGGAGACCACCCGGGTGCTCACCGACGCGGCGATCAACTCGCGCAGCGACTCGCTCGTCGGCCTCAAGGAGAACGTCATCATCGGTAAGCTCATCCCGGCCGGTACGGGCATCAGCAAGTACCGCAACATCCGGGTCGAGCCGACCGAGGAGGCGAAGGCCAAGGTGTACTCGATGACCGGGTACCCCGAGACCGACTACGGGTTCGGGCCGGCCAGCGGCCAGGCGGTTCCGCTCGACGACTTCGACTTCGGTTCCTACCGCTGA
- the rpsL gene encoding 30S ribosomal protein S12: MPTIQQLVRKGRQAKTSKTKTPALKGSPQRRGVCTRVYTTTPKKPNSALRKVARVKLSSQIEVTAYIPGVGHNLQEHSIVLVRGGRVKDLPGVRYKIVRGSLDTQGVRNRKQARSRYGAKKEKS, encoded by the coding sequence GTGCCCACGATCCAGCAGCTGGTCCGCAAGGGCCGCCAGGCGAAGACGAGCAAGACCAAGACGCCGGCGCTGAAGGGAAGTCCTCAGCGGCGCGGCGTGTGCACGCGCGTGTACACCACTACCCCCAAGAAGCCGAACTCTGCGCTGCGCAAGGTCGCTCGTGTGAAGCTCAGCAGCCAGATCGAGGTGACGGCGTACATCCCGGGCGTCGGCCACAACCTGCAGGAGCACTCGATCGTGCTCGTGCGCGGCGGTCGTGTGAAGGACCTCCCGGGCGTCCGCTACAAGATCGTCCGTGGTTCGCTGGACACCCAGGGTGTCCGCAACCGCAAGCAGGCCCGCAGCCGTTACGGCGCGAAGAAGGAGAAGAGCTGA
- the rpsG gene encoding 30S ribosomal protein S7 produces the protein MPRKGPAPRHPVVADPVYNSPLVTQLVNKILVGGKRQLAERIVYGALEGCREKSGTDPVVTLKRAMDNVKPTLEVRSRRVGGATYQVPVEVRTPRQTTLGLRWLVQYSKARREKTMIERLQNELLDASNGLGAAVKRREDTHKMAESNKAFAHYRW, from the coding sequence ATGCCGCGTAAAGGCCCCGCTCCGCGCCACCCCGTGGTTGCGGACCCGGTTTACAACTCGCCGCTCGTCACGCAGCTGGTGAACAAGATCCTCGTGGGCGGCAAGCGTCAGCTCGCCGAGCGCATCGTCTACGGTGCCCTCGAGGGTTGCCGGGAGAAGAGCGGCACGGACCCCGTGGTCACGCTCAAGCGCGCGATGGACAACGTCAAGCCGACCCTCGAGGTCCGCAGCCGCCGGGTCGGTGGCGCGACCTACCAGGTGCCGGTCGAGGTCCGTACCCCTCGCCAGACCACTCTCGGCCTGCGCTGGCTCGTGCAGTACAGCAAGGCCCGCCGGGAGAAGACCATGATCGAGCGGCTGCAGAACGAGCTGCTCGACGCGAGCAACGGCCTCGGTGCCGCCGTCAAGCGGCGCGAGGACACCCACAAGATGGCGGAGTCCAACAAGGCCTTCGCGCACTACCGCTGGTAG